In the Halalkalicoccus sp. NIPERK01 genome, one interval contains:
- a CDS encoding RNA-protein complex protein Nop10 gives MKSDIRVCSEWRDRHDRPVYTLSSNCPECGADAVNSAPAPFDPEDPYGEYRRALKRRSRE, from the coding sequence ATGAAATCGGACATCCGGGTGTGTAGCGAGTGGCGCGACCGCCACGACCGCCCGGTGTACACCCTTTCTTCGAACTGTCCCGAGTGTGGCGCCGACGCCGTAAACAGCGCGCCCGCGCCGTTCGATCCCGAGGACCCCTATGGTGAGTACCGACGCGCTCTTAAGCGGCGGAGCCGCGAATGA
- a CDS encoding cbb3-type cytochrome c oxidase subunit I, producing the protein MYTDILGGALLGVVLLALCGGIVYRLNRSRRPRDTGGAFRTDGGEGIDDPRSSSEPRSDSDGSRGTSDPRSDGGVATGYGFDTAKPTGLFRWLTTVDHRDIGILYLTFGVFMFLWGGTDAMMARTELLTPNAEVFGVQTYNELFTTHAITMLFLFATPILFGLANYFLPLLIGADDMAYPRINAIAFWVLPPAAVLIRFGIISDAMATILAPVVPVMSTLFLGFEPVDVAWTFYPPLSTQTTNPQIDMALLGLHLSGIGTTLGAINIIATVFVERSPDVGWERLDIFSWTLLVQAGLVLFAFPLLGATLLMLLLDRNVGTSFFAIEHGGHLLYQHLFWFFGHPEVYILVLPPFGLVSLILPKFAGRKLFGYKFVVYSTMAIGVLSFGVWAHHMFTTGIDPRIRGAFMAVTIAIAVPSAVKVFNWTTTLWTGDIRLEAPMLFCLGGISTFIVGGVTGVFLGSIPVDLLYHGTYYVVGHFHFIVAGIITFAVFAGVYYWFPLMSRRMYSRPLAAAHFWFSFIGVNLLSFGMLILGMLGLPRRSATYPVEFVPLQVTASVGAALIAIGQVIWLYNMVQSYRSGRIVMDADVWGLKEYGQFTKEWEWFESRLREVQATDENADETQRAEAET; encoded by the coding sequence ATGTACACTGACATCCTCGGAGGGGCACTGCTCGGTGTCGTCCTTCTCGCGCTCTGTGGGGGCATCGTCTACCGACTGAACCGATCCAGACGACCGAGGGACACCGGGGGAGCCTTCCGGACGGACGGGGGCGAGGGGATCGACGACCCTCGCTCCTCGTCGGAACCGCGTTCCGACTCCGACGGATCGCGCGGTACATCCGACCCACGTTCGGATGGGGGCGTCGCCACCGGCTACGGGTTCGACACCGCGAAGCCGACGGGGCTGTTCCGGTGGCTCACGACCGTCGACCACCGCGACATCGGCATCCTCTATCTCACCTTCGGGGTGTTCATGTTCCTCTGGGGCGGGACCGACGCGATGATGGCCCGCACCGAACTGCTGACGCCGAACGCCGAGGTGTTCGGCGTCCAGACGTACAACGAACTGTTCACGACCCACGCGATCACGATGCTGTTCCTCTTCGCGACGCCGATCCTCTTCGGGTTGGCGAACTACTTTCTCCCGCTACTGATCGGGGCCGACGACATGGCGTATCCCCGGATCAACGCCATCGCCTTCTGGGTGCTGCCGCCCGCCGCGGTGTTGATCCGTTTCGGCATCATCAGCGACGCGATGGCGACGATCCTCGCGCCGGTCGTGCCGGTGATGTCCACGCTGTTTCTGGGGTTCGAACCGGTCGACGTGGCGTGGACGTTCTACCCGCCGCTCTCGACGCAGACGACGAACCCGCAGATCGACATGGCGCTGTTGGGCTTGCACCTCTCGGGGATCGGAACCACGCTGGGGGCGATCAACATCATCGCCACGGTCTTCGTCGAGCGATCGCCCGACGTCGGCTGGGAGCGCCTCGACATCTTCTCGTGGACGCTGCTCGTCCAGGCCGGGTTGGTCCTCTTCGCCTTCCCGCTTCTGGGCGCGACCCTACTCATGTTGCTCCTGGATCGCAACGTCGGGACCTCGTTTTTCGCCATCGAACACGGGGGTCACCTCCTCTATCAGCACCTCTTCTGGTTCTTCGGCCACCCCGAGGTCTACATCCTCGTGCTGCCGCCGTTCGGCCTGGTCAGCCTGATCCTGCCGAAGTTCGCGGGCCGCAAACTGTTCGGCTACAAGTTCGTCGTCTACTCGACGATGGCGATCGGCGTGCTCTCGTTCGGGGTGTGGGCCCACCACATGTTCACGACCGGGATCGATCCCCGGATCCGCGGGGCGTTCATGGCGGTGACGATCGCCATCGCGGTGCCGAGCGCGGTGAAGGTGTTCAACTGGACCACCACGCTGTGGACCGGGGACATCCGGCTGGAAGCGCCGATGCTGTTCTGTCTCGGCGGCATCTCGACGTTCATCGTCGGCGGCGTCACCGGCGTGTTCCTCGGGTCGATACCCGTCGACCTGTTGTATCACGGCACCTACTACGTGGTGGGTCACTTCCACTTCATCGTCGCCGGGATCATCACATTCGCCGTCTTCGCGGGCGTCTACTACTGGTTCCCGCTGATGAGCCGACGGATGTACAGCAGGCCACTCGCGGCGGCGCACTTCTGGTTCTCCTTCATCGGGGTGAACCTGCTCTCGTTCGGGATGCTGATCCTCGGGATGCTCGGCCTCCCGCGGCGGTCGGCGACCTACCCCGTCGAGTTCGTGCCGCTACAGGTGACCGCCTCCGTCGGGGCCGCGCTGATCGCCATCGGACAGGTCATCTGGCTGTACAACATGGTCCAGTCCTACCGGTCGGGACGGATCGTGATGGACGCCGACGTCTGGGGATTGAAGGAGTACGGCCAGTTCACCAAGGAGTGGGAGTGGTTCGAGAGCCGCCTTCGAGAGGTCCAGGCGACCGACGAGAACGCCGACGAAACACAGCGCGCCGAGGCCGAAACGTAG
- a CDS encoding metallophosphoesterase, whose protein sequence is MFEECVLRDRAVYLPGERALVLADVHLGRDRASNVEFPLGEREDLLSRLDALLSGFEPREVVVAGDLLHSFDRLPHGVERSLRAFERRIEDAGARLVVTRGNHDTMLDSVLEGTVADHRVGETTVCHGHERPDPAAGYVLGHVHPAITIEGRKRPCYLRGPATGGTEALVLPAFTRLAGGVDVSRARALRSPLLGAPGTYRPIVRDEDGDETLEFPPLGRFRAHL, encoded by the coding sequence GTGTTCGAGGAGTGCGTCCTCCGGGATCGGGCCGTCTACCTCCCCGGCGAGCGGGCACTCGTGCTCGCGGACGTCCACCTCGGCAGGGACCGGGCCTCGAACGTCGAGTTCCCGCTCGGCGAGCGCGAGGACCTGCTCTCGCGTCTCGACGCGCTCCTCTCGGGGTTCGAGCCCCGCGAAGTCGTCGTCGCGGGCGACCTGCTCCACAGTTTCGATCGCCTCCCCCACGGGGTCGAACGGAGCCTCCGGGCGTTCGAACGGCGGATCGAGGACGCGGGCGCGCGACTCGTCGTGACCCGCGGGAACCACGACACGATGCTCGACTCGGTGCTAGAAGGAACGGTCGCGGATCACCGCGTGGGCGAGACGACCGTCTGTCACGGCCACGAGCGGCCCGACCCCGCCGCGGGGTACGTCCTCGGCCACGTCCACCCGGCGATCACCATCGAGGGACGAAAGCGCCCCTGTTACCTCCGGGGACCGGCCACCGGCGGCACCGAGGCGCTCGTGTTGCCGGCCTTTACGCGACTGGCCGGCGGCGTCGACGTCTCCAGAGCGAGGGCGCTTCGCTCGCCGCTGCTCGGCGCTCCCGGGACGTATCGGCCGATCGTCCGCGACGAGGACGGCGACGAGACCCTCGAGTTCCCGCCGCTGGGGAGGTTCCGGGCGCACCTCTGA
- a CDS encoding NAD(P)/FAD-dependent oxidoreductase: MDVVVVGGGLAGLVCARRLAREGAEVTLFEHDTEVGGRVRSVRENGYTFDRGFQVLFTAYPAARRELDYDALDLRYFTPGACLARSGQRSVLSDPIRDPGSLVESAFNAEVTLGDKLRTLALRRRLSSVDPEDLFSGGDQTVRAALLERGFSEEFVERFAAPFYGGITLDRTLSSSAATFAYTFAMLSRGRIAVPAAGMGAIPEQLARSAREAGATVETGREVEAVGDTTVSLGGESLGADAVVVATDPKRARELTGVGSIPTEARGCVTQWYTLSGDLDCGKRLVLNLDGDAPNHVVPQAAVAPEYAPAGETLLSATFLGNPDGSDADLAERTRDALDSWYPERSVDSLSLLHTDRIPFAQFAQPPGFYTDLPDVRDPEGAVYLAGEYTRWSSIQGAMESGRVAAGAVLADLE, encoded by the coding sequence ATGGACGTCGTGGTCGTCGGCGGCGGGCTCGCGGGACTGGTCTGTGCCCGCCGGCTCGCACGCGAAGGGGCGGAGGTAACGCTGTTCGAGCACGACACCGAGGTCGGCGGCCGGGTCCGGTCCGTCCGGGAGAACGGCTACACGTTCGACCGGGGATTTCAGGTGCTCTTCACGGCGTACCCCGCCGCGAGGCGCGAACTCGACTACGACGCGCTCGACCTCCGCTATTTCACGCCCGGGGCCTGCCTCGCCCGTTCCGGCCAGCGCTCGGTGCTCTCGGACCCGATTCGGGACCCCGGTTCGCTCGTCGAGTCGGCGTTCAACGCGGAGGTCACGCTGGGCGACAAACTCCGGACACTCGCGCTGCGCCGGCGGCTCTCCTCGGTCGATCCCGAGGACCTGTTCTCGGGGGGCGACCAGACCGTCCGCGCGGCGCTGCTCGAACGCGGGTTCTCGGAAGAGTTCGTCGAGCGCTTCGCCGCGCCCTTCTACGGCGGGATCACGCTGGATCGCACGCTGTCGAGTTCGGCCGCCACCTTCGCCTACACCTTCGCGATGCTCTCGCGCGGCCGGATCGCCGTTCCGGCGGCGGGGATGGGCGCGATCCCCGAACAACTGGCGCGGTCGGCGCGCGAGGCGGGCGCGACCGTCGAGACCGGACGCGAGGTCGAGGCCGTCGGGGATACGACCGTCTCGCTGGGCGGCGAGTCGCTCGGGGCGGACGCGGTGGTCGTCGCGACCGACCCGAAGCGCGCCCGCGAGTTGACGGGCGTCGGGTCGATCCCGACCGAGGCGCGCGGCTGTGTCACCCAGTGGTACACGCTCTCGGGCGACCTCGACTGCGGGAAGCGCCTCGTGCTCAACCTCGACGGGGACGCGCCGAACCACGTCGTCCCCCAGGCCGCGGTCGCCCCGGAGTACGCGCCCGCGGGCGAGACGCTCCTGAGCGCGACGTTCCTCGGGAATCCCGACGGGTCGGACGCCGACCTCGCCGAACGCACCCGGGATGCGCTCGACTCGTGGTACCCCGAGCGGTCGGTCGACTCGCTGTCGCTCCTGCACACCGACCGGATCCCCTTCGCGCAGTTCGCCCAGCCGCCGGGCTTCTACACCGACCTGCCCGACGTCCGCGACCCCGAGGGAGCGGTCTACCTCGCGGGCGAGTACACCCGGTGGTCCTCGATCCAGGGCGCGATGGAGAGCGGACGGGTCGCCGCGGGGGCCGTCCTCGCCGATCTCGAATAG
- a CDS encoding 50S ribosomal protein L44e, giving the protein MEIPRRFNTYCPYCNEHHEHELEKTRTGRQTGMKWIDRQRERQSGIGNDGKFSKVPSGGKPTSKTDFKYRCGECGKAHLREGWRAGRVDFQE; this is encoded by the coding sequence ATGGAGATCCCACGACGATTCAACACCTACTGTCCGTACTGTAACGAACACCACGAACACGAACTCGAGAAGACGCGGACCGGCCGCCAGACCGGCATGAAGTGGATCGACCGCCAGCGCGAGCGCCAGAGCGGCATCGGCAACGACGGCAAGTTCTCGAAGGTCCCCAGCGGGGGGAAACCGACGAGCAAGACCGACTTCAAGTACCGCTGTGGCGAGTGTGGCAAGGCCCACCTGCGCGAGGGATGGCGCGCCGGCCGCGTCGACTTCCAGGAGTGA
- a CDS encoding proteasome assembly chaperone family protein, with translation MNDVEVEVLAEPELAEPVLVEGLPGVGHVGTLVAEHLIEEGEGELVGRIYSEHLPPQVSVSESGLAELVCVECHHVVLGDRDLLVVTGDQQAASGVGHYRIAEAVLDVATDFGVETVLALGGVPTGELVEDHAVLGAAANESLIETLESSGVEFRENEPEGGIVGISGLLVGLGRRRDLDAACLMGETSGYLVDPKSAQALLAVLQDLLDFEVDLTELEERADEMEEVVERMEEIENQNVPTEDDLRYIG, from the coding sequence ATGAACGACGTAGAGGTCGAGGTACTCGCGGAGCCCGAACTCGCGGAGCCGGTCCTGGTCGAGGGGCTGCCGGGCGTGGGTCACGTCGGGACGCTCGTCGCAGAACACCTGATCGAGGAGGGCGAGGGCGAACTCGTCGGGCGGATCTACTCCGAACACCTCCCGCCGCAGGTCTCCGTCTCCGAGTCCGGCCTCGCCGAACTCGTCTGCGTCGAGTGTCACCACGTGGTCCTCGGGGATCGGGACCTGCTCGTCGTGACCGGCGACCAGCAGGCCGCGAGCGGCGTCGGCCACTACCGGATCGCCGAGGCCGTCCTCGACGTCGCGACCGATTTCGGGGTCGAAACCGTCCTCGCGCTGGGGGGCGTCCCGACCGGGGAACTCGTCGAGGACCACGCGGTCCTCGGGGCGGCGGCGAACGAGTCGCTGATCGAGACGCTCGAATCCTCGGGCGTCGAGTTCCGCGAGAACGAACCCGAGGGCGGGATCGTCGGGATCAGTGGCCTGCTCGTGGGGCTGGGCCGGCGCCGCGACCTCGACGCGGCCTGCCTGATGGGCGAGACCAGCGGCTACCTCGTCGACCCCAAGAGCGCACAGGCGCTGTTGGCCGTCCTCCAGGACCTCCTCGACTTCGAGGTCGACCTCACCGAACTCGAGGAGCGCGCCGACGAGATGGAGGAAGTCGTCGAACGGATGGAGGAGATCGAAAACCAGAACGTCCCCACCGAGGACGACCTGCGCTACATCGGGTGA
- a CDS encoding translation initiation factor IF-2 subunit alpha yields the protein MKYSGWPTPGELVVGKVEEIEEFGVFVDLQEYEGKQGLIHISEVASGWIKNVRDHVREGQTVVCKVLEVDKGSQQIDLSLKDVNEHQRKETIQRWKNDQKADKWMTIAFGEDVDDATYTAVANELIEVHGGLYEGFEQAAIHGPEALSETDLDEERVDAIVETARENVSVPYVTVTGYVDLVCSSEAGVDAVKEALQAAEGNGEVSEEIDLEVTYVGSPEYRIRVQAPNYKTAESELERSAERASAAIAEFGGSGSFHRERRTDDE from the coding sequence ATGAAGTACAGCGGCTGGCCCACCCCCGGCGAACTCGTCGTCGGCAAGGTCGAGGAGATCGAGGAGTTCGGCGTCTTCGTCGACCTCCAGGAGTACGAGGGTAAACAAGGATTGATCCACATCAGCGAGGTCGCCTCGGGCTGGATCAAGAACGTCCGCGACCACGTCCGCGAGGGTCAGACCGTCGTCTGTAAGGTCCTCGAGGTCGACAAGGGCTCCCAGCAGATCGACCTCTCGCTGAAGGACGTCAACGAACACCAGCGAAAGGAGACGATCCAGCGCTGGAAGAACGACCAGAAGGCCGACAAGTGGATGACGATCGCGTTCGGCGAGGACGTCGACGACGCGACCTACACCGCGGTCGCGAACGAACTCATCGAGGTCCACGGCGGGCTCTACGAGGGGTTCGAACAGGCCGCGATCCACGGCCCCGAGGCGCTCTCCGAGACCGACCTCGACGAGGAACGGGTCGATGCGATCGTCGAGACCGCCCGGGAGAACGTCTCCGTACCGTACGTGACGGTCACGGGCTACGTCGATCTCGTCTGCTCCTCGGAGGCGGGCGTCGACGCCGTCAAGGAGGCGCTACAGGCCGCCGAGGGCAACGGAGAGGTGAGCGAGGAGATCGACCTCGAAGTCACCTACGTCGGCTCGCCGGAGTACCGAATCCGGGTGCAGGCGCCGAACTACAAGACCGCCGAGTCCGAACTCGAACGGAGCGCCGAGCGCGCGAGCGCGGCCATCGCCGAGTTCGGCGGCAGCGGGAGCTTCCACCGCGAGCGACGGACCGACGACGAGTAG
- a CDS encoding J domain-containing protein encodes MQSDLVWFLPRWLVVGVLVGLAVGLVIAGVFAVGSRLFPDERREPIASGENRKRTEIRRYLRAIDEGFVENHEIAGEVVEFYLPERDVAITFDARAFFRIEATDTHGVLVEHEMPGIHLGRRLPFETPALAAGRGTDEAAMAAFATLGLPTDASEAEVRAAYREKIKRVHPDQGGSRESFERVREAYATARAHAAETDADTAPATAA; translated from the coding sequence GTGCAGTCCGACCTCGTGTGGTTCCTCCCGCGGTGGCTGGTCGTCGGGGTCCTCGTCGGCCTCGCGGTCGGCCTCGTGATCGCCGGGGTGTTCGCCGTCGGCTCCCGTCTGTTCCCCGACGAGCGGCGCGAACCGATCGCGAGCGGGGAGAACAGGAAGCGCACGGAGATACGGCGCTACCTCCGGGCCATCGACGAGGGATTCGTCGAGAACCACGAAATCGCGGGCGAGGTCGTCGAGTTCTACCTCCCCGAGCGCGACGTGGCGATCACGTTCGACGCGCGGGCCTTCTTCCGTATCGAGGCGACCGACACCCACGGGGTGCTCGTCGAACACGAGATGCCGGGGATCCACCTCGGCCGGCGACTCCCCTTCGAGACGCCGGCGTTGGCCGCCGGGAGGGGGACCGACGAGGCCGCGATGGCCGCCTTCGCCACCCTCGGCCTGCCGACCGACGCGAGCGAGGCCGAGGTCAGGGCCGCCTACCGGGAGAAGATAAAACGCGTCCACCCCGACCAGGGCGGGAGCCGCGAGTCGTTCGAGCGGGTCCGGGAGGCCTACGCCACCGCCCGCGCGCACGCGGCCGAGACCGACGCCGACACCGCCCCGGCGACCGCCGCGTAG
- a CDS encoding 30S ribosomal protein S27e: protein MAGNFYAVECPDCENEQIVFDKASSEVACAVCGHTLARPTGGKADIDGEIVETVERRSADAGDTVEAR from the coding sequence ATGGCGGGGAACTTCTACGCCGTCGAGTGTCCGGACTGCGAGAACGAACAGATCGTCTTCGATAAGGCCTCCTCGGAGGTCGCGTGTGCGGTCTGCGGGCACACGCTCGCGCGCCCGACCGGCGGGAAGGCCGACATCGACGGCGAGATCGTCGAGACCGTCGAGCGTCGCTCCGCGGACGCCGGCGACACCGTCGAGGCACGATAA